CCCTGCAAACATCACAGAATCAGTTGGCCGAGCAATAATTTTAGTTTGCATAAATGGTATGAACTAtggttttataatttaatttattttgtcccTTTTTGTGTTACAAACAAGTATTGTTCTACTGTTTGATTTTAGGTCGGTATGATTTGCACTTGCCAAATTTGCTGTGCAGATTATGTCTGGCACATTGGACACCTGACATGAGCGACCTAATAAGATTGGCCAGCATCTGTGAATGCTGACACTCTGTTTTCAGTGGATGTCTTCAGTACATTTGAAGAAATGAAAACTGTTGCACCCAGTTTATCGAGACAAGGTTTTTTGCGGATGTTGGACAGGAGGACTTGTCACTTTGGAAGGGTAAGATCAGTGTGGATCAAGGTTGCCATAAGTAGAGTTGGGAGAATATTAGTGTAGCTATTTCATTTTACTCCTTTACTACTCGAATGTACAGGCTGGGAAAATACATGGAGACGTATTCCAAAGAAGCTATATTGAATACACATTCTGCCAGTTCCAGTGTGAGAAAATGGCCAGTGTAGAGCACTTCACTTGCCCGGCATGTACACCCAACATGCTTGTACCGAAAACAGTACCGATTTCGTCAGTCAAAAGGGCTAGTTGTTTTACAATTgtagttgttttatttaatttgaaattaaCAGAACAAATAATGTCTGACActgtacatctttttttttttattctatcaAGGTCAGAGGAACCATATTTTGATGGCACCTTCATTGCCAAGGACACTGATGTTCACCATTTTGTTGATGAGATCAGGAGTAAAATGAAAAGTGTTAGTAAAATATACAGTGTTGCACCTTTGATTTAAATCCACAATTTGAAATGTAGGATTGTTTCTTTATTAAATAGTTAATGTATCCCTCAAGACCAGTTGGTGTAAGCTTATATAATACAGACTAGTATCTTAGTTTGTTACAAGCACTTTAAGCAATATGGTGCACTCTTTCAAGCCATCTTGTGTTGAAATTGGATTTGGATATGGGTGTGTGTGGTGGAGCCCAAAGTGGATAGTTAGTAGCTCGGTCATTCATTATGTAATAGCAGATCTCTGTAATAGATAGTGACTGTGAATGCAGTTTGTCACCCTGCCTTTCGACTCATTTGTGTAGCTGCAGTAGATAAAGCGGAAGATGTGCCTGAGCCCTGACTAAACCTTAAGTAGTAGTTTGAAAGTAAACCTTTATTGTCTCCAATCATTACAAAGATGTCAGTTGGTGTGATgtgttacaatacagaagggACCGAGGCAGATATAACAGGTAGAGAGGTTTATTGATACCAGCACGAGACAAACAGTAGTGCAGGTGAATAATAAGTGATGAAATGGATGAAGTAGAGAGTGCAGAGAAGTGATACTGTCCTTGTTGATTGTAGACACGGGTTGATTCGGAAGACGCTGGAGAAACGTGACACTGGAGACcaggaacactcacacacagatgggattcacacgaggagaacaggagacgctggagacaggcaAGTAGTTCggtaggagtccttgaggtaagcattcAGGTAAGACGTAATGCAAACAAGACCAGACaatgtggctgtgtgtgtgagtgctctTTATGCTGGTGGTGATTGCGGTGataatgaggtgcaggtgcgggtgatcagtactctggagAGTCAGTGATTGTGATTGGTGAGCGGTGGAGcttggcgtgtctgtgacagatgTAACCTGACTAGTTGTGGAAAAATttcaaatttcagttttagcCAGAATTATTTTGTCATGCAGAGGGATCTGTGGAGCCAGTCAGCGGTCTGCTGCACGTGAAACTGCCAGAAGAGCAGGCAAACTGGATGAAGAGGGCCTTGAGGTGGTTGTTTGCAGACACAGAGAGCTACTCAAGGCTCTTAACATGAACAGGGGGAAATATTTGCCTATCCACTGTTCCTGCAGAAGGAGCTCCAAGCAGCCACAAACGGACAGCTCTACTGCACAGATATTGCTTGCAAGTATTGGCCCTACCTTGAGAAGCTGTCAGTCTCCATGTTGAACTCAGACCTTTACTGCAGATGAGATCGTTCCTTTCTGTCATGCCAAGACTCATTCAACCAAGTGTGAGGTGCTGCATATTCTTCATCATTTGAAATTGTATCTTTATTACTTAAATAATACACTGTATATGATTATAATATAAGTGCCACACTGATTTGTTAGATAATCTGGAGTGGCAAAAATCAGGAAGGTGCTGCACAACTGCAGGGGAGGAGGTCGAGATGATAAACAGTTACCTGTCTCGTTGTGCCCTCACAACCAAGAACATGATAAAATCTGGTAATTGTtgcttatttatattattttaggaaacctgtcttttgttctttcttctttttattatttttattctttctgtcttatattttgtctgagattgcaTAAGAGAAAGCTGTAAATAGTGTAATATGACAGTACATTAATAACACTGTATAACATCTCTCTTAAATTAAAACTCCATTGTCAATGCGTGGATGAACTGAAATACCATGAGCATTAATGGGACTTTCCTCCATCACATAATTTTGTTGTTAAAAGCCAGGAATGACATGCTAACTGTCCATGATATTGGGTGAACCGCCTTCATCTTGCATTATCCAGcagataaaattaaaaaaattaaaaataacacacagTTACTGAAAACTTATACTCAAGGAGCAAAACCTCAGCCCAGATCTGCACTATAAGCACATTCTCAGCcacacactttttgcaaaacactaaacacacttCTCTACATTAGACACAGAAATCTAACATAATGTCACTTCTTTGTCATTTCAAGACACTGCTTTCCAAAATACCGCCCCTATAAACCAATTGATCAAACATGGCTGTCAGGTGTTCAGACACTTAGTTGCGTAACTGTAAACTCAACAATCAGGTGTAAGTAGCCTACGataaaaaggcaaaaggtgagtttatgtgtcttcaatgttgcagtaagagggagagggagaaacATCATTGGCCACAGAGCTATTTTGAATGTCCCGGGACAACGTGGTGGTAACATCACAATATATGTTGCAGTCACTCAGAATGGGGTCCTCCACCAGCATGCCAACTTAGACCCTTACAACACAGCCcacatattcacattttagACAGACAACATAAAATCGTCACAGCAGAAGACCAAATGGATGCAGAGCAGATGAGATACATTGTCATATGGGACAATTTAAATTTCCACCTTTCTGTAAATATTCCACAGTAAATAATTCcacacattttatatgattaattttacagtgtttattcTATAGTTTTTGTGCAGCGGTGGTGCTTTTGagagaaaatattacatttgtcTCATATCTGTTGCTGTTTGGGTCTGTACTTCTAAATAATCGAACGACACAAttacaatgtttattttaatttctgacTGATACACTGAGGATTTACTCCCTTATTCTTTGTCAGGTGACGTCATTTCCAGCACTAGGTCTTCCTCAAGCTTCGGTCTCTTGTGAGTTCGGCTGCAGTATTTCCTAAGCAGCTGAGTAGAAGTTCTTAAAATAAAGAAACGAGGGAGACAatctttagtgtgtgtgtgtcttcctAACCTCTTACACCTTCATAAGATGACTTTTTGAATCAAAATTTTTGCACTCTGCTCCAGGTTATGGGATGTACACTTGCTTGTGTTTTTCCTGCTGTTTATAATGTACAGGTCAAATTTGTATCTAAGGGATGTTATTTGTGTGACTTCAGAATCCAGCAACATCCTCACCAAGAAGATTTTTGATGCGTACATGTCAAAAGTGTGGCTTCAAGAGGAAGATCATTGTGATGAGGGAGATGAGACAGCACTGCACCTCTCTCAGAAGGCTGGGAACATCCAGACAATGAAATCAGAAATGTCTTCTAGCAGAAACAGTGGGAAGAAGATAACTTTTATTACCTACTTGCTGTGATGCTTTTGGGGAAACTATGGAATCGTACCAACCACCACTACATATCCTGGTTATGAATGCTGTAATTTTAAtaagtttattcattttttcttttaatttgctGTCTGTGGCGATGGGGTGAAGTGGGAGGGGAAGAGCGCAGGTTTGATACTGTTGTGGGAGGAGTGGTTGGAGCTTCATTCTGGGTTGGGATTTGACaacaaagagagaaaagaggTGGAAAACAGCAAAATGTCTGGGCCTAGAGACTTGGTATTGGTTTCTATAATCAGGGGTACAAAAATCTCCATAAAGCACGTCAGTTTCAGGATTTTTAAATCACTTTCCTTTGTCCTTTGGTGATAAAAAATCATGGATCATCTAGATGATCAGACATATCGAATAGCAAATATGACAATAATACCCCACTAACTTTGAGATCCTCATTATGGATTCCTTGTGGCTGGATCTAAATGGTCTGTAGTTCTTCAGTAAAGTCAGCTCAATAACAGCTCAATGGAAGTATTGTCATGCCTCGCTTTAATTTTTCCTTCTAGGCAGTTTAAGTGAAGAGGGTCATCGCGGGCTACTGTGTCTTCTTCAGAAAAGGCTTGCAGATGTGGAGGAGGAGGTCCAAGCCGTGTGCTCAAGTTACAGCCAGGCTTTAGGACCAAATGCTGCTTCTCTGCTGAAGGATGGGCCGAGGAGATACTGGAGGACCGTGAAGAAGTTGATTATGAGAGTTCAGATGACAGTGATTTTGAAGCAGTGTGAATGAATGGTTCTCAGCTGGTGGGATGCGTTTAGACTGCGTGTCATTTCTGAGTGGACTgcagaaaaaattattttgaagttTGAACATTAGCTTCAGAGATTGATAGGAAACTActgttaaaattgtttttttatgtggtTCTCCAAAACTCAGTTTACAACAGCAGGTCAGTTATTAAGCTTCCCTCTTTCGATGTTTCACGGACTATTTCTACAGTCAACTGTGGTGTTAGTACCACGATTAATACTTgttttggtgtttgtttgttttttgtttttatcctcttttctttatttgtgaCTGCTTTTCTTTATGTTCTAAAAAAAGCTATCTTAACAGTcaacttttttctcttttcataGGTTCAGATGACATTATATTGTTGATACATTATGTGTAATGTACGCAAAGTTGTATTTCATTAATGTCATCTCTGActtgtttgcaaaaaaaaaaaaaagccgtcTGTAACGTTTCTTAGTAGCATTTGTTGGTGTATTATTGAGTGCACATGGAGGTGACAGTCGCGATGGACCCGCTGTTTCTGGATCTGCTGCAGGAGACGGAAGTTCCAGAGATGCTCCGATATTTGCTCAAAGCTCTTATCAGAAAGCCCGTATGACCAGGTCAGTGCGCTGTTAGCAGGTTAGCTGAGGAGCTCAGTGGATTAGTGCTCATAAACTCATTATATCTACTGTCAGATCTGCGATCTGTGTTTATTAAACTAGAATGTAACAGCCAGGTTTTATTGGTCATGTGCTGCTACACGtcagtatttgaaatacaaataaagtGTTCACACTCTTCCATTACTGTTGCCTAAGGAGCCTGGTACTGGTCAAGTTTCTGAGGTAATTGTTTGTAACGTTAACCCTTTCATTAAGCTTGTCGGCTGTGTTATGATCCCTGAAGTTCCAGTATTATACTCCCAGTATTCCCTATTATTTGTTCAGTATTCCCTGTACCTTTCCTTCAGTGAACACAGTAGCATCCTCCTGCTCTCAGAGAGTGTGTTTAGTTGTGACACACGTGATGGTCTGACTGCACACGTGATCAAGCCTCTTCTGAAGAGCTGAAGATGATGTTCTCGTTCTGATGGTTTCAGGCGGCGTGGAGCTTGAAGACCCGGGCTCTGACGGAGATGGTGTACATCGATGAGGTGGAGGTGGATCAGGAAGGCATCGCTGAGATGATGTTGGATGAGAGCTCCATCGCTCAGGTGGCACGTGAGTATATAACTGTCCCAGAAAAATAATTCACATAGACACATCAAGAcgagtttatttgtatatagtGCAGCTCAGTTTTTCAACATCTTTAGGCCCTAGCTTTACAGGAACTgcactttaactctttccccaccagagATCTTTAAGAAAGTTACcagccagcatttttgatcattttcacaaaactttcatggcccacagaatattttgttgtatatctgaacatgcaataaaaagaaatgcaaaagaaagatcctctgtgttaaaaaaaatctagcttcatgcattcttttttaattaattaatttaattagttaatttagtgcatcatccgggtatttaaagtcactttttctttttgctgttttctgtgtgaacttACTACTCACACTACTTAAAAacatcatagaatagtgcacaagtacgtgaattgggacgcacctaaTATGTGTGTTTACAAGATGCCGTTACatcttgttttggttttgtcaGGTCCAGGAACATCACTGAGACTTCTGGGAACGAGCCAGGGCGGAGCGCCCACTCCAGCTGTCAGGTGCCTActtctgacctctgacctctgacacCAGCTGTTGTAAAGCTACACTGTGTAACCTTCGGCCCTCTCGCTATTAAAGCATAAAACTGCAAATTACTTGCAGAGCAACATTGTTTGTTAATTACGTGAGTGTTTTGGCTCTAGATGAATCTGATGGTGTGAGGCGTATCTGTGTATCCACACTGATCATCTCATCATTGCAAATGTCACTAATGACGTCAAAACTCCCTCCATCACtccaaaaaagaaataaatcaataaaaaatgaaagaaagacagatatctgaataactagttcttataagtgaaaaagtgaaagtgaaagtgacatgtgaaggccaagtatggtaacccatactcggaatttgtcctctgcatttaacccatccaagttagtgcacacacctTCTACAatcagtgagtagtgaacacacacacacactgcaaaccgtgaTACACACCCGGAGCGGTGGGCAGCCTTAATGCTGTGGCgcccggggagcgattgggggtgccttgctcaaggtaCCCCAGTGTGgatggagattgtttctgaaatGCCAGTATAGATGAGGATTGTTTTAAAAGATGCTAGATTTCGCTGCTCACATAAACTCGTGAAGTTTACTTAAATagggttttaataataattaaaattagatcaataaataatggattaaaaGATATATACGTCATAAATTATGCATGTAAATACAGCACGTGAGCTTCTGTAAAGCCCACATCtagaacacacacactcccatCTCTGTGATAAACACGGAGATGTTAGTCCCGTCCGAGTCTGAACATGAAATGACAGACGTCGAGTGATAAGAATTGTAACTCAAACGTCGTTTAGAAAACTAGTCCCTTCCGAATAGGGCTAAAGtttaatgcaaagggagatattttcttttaaagaattctctgtttaaggactacaacaaacggctggtaaggactacaacaagcttcttcctgggttggtgacatcactaaccctaaaatttacataaaccgagaacacacaacaaagggggtgaggccatgttgggctgctttagagaagaggaagagttgttgtagtagagtgttgttgacatgccgtcattttacgccggactgcttcacaaacgagggtaaATTCAACActgaatttgcacaaaagattaacattacggcacatgctagtggatgaattgaatcaactccacagcaactacataaatttatccattaaccattcagaaacgtccagttgcattctaaaacagtggttcccaaacctgtcctgaaggacccccagcactgcacattttgtatgtcacccttatctgacacacctacttcaggtcttgcagtctctacttataagctgatgagttgaatcaggtgtgttagatgagagagacatccaaaatgtgcagtgcttggggtcctccaggacaggtttgggaaccattgttctaaaagttgtaacttcttcctctctccatcagtgtcgactgcggtttgaacaatgtaaggctgaacaccgttactgacaatcctcattttggctgcgtgagattctccagctttgttgttgttgagcaaccgaagcgtgagctgttaaagctccgccctcttctggaaagcgggcggggagcagcagctcatttgcatttaaaggtgtttttgctcacacccaaatagtggcaaatttgacaagctataataaatgatctgtggggtattttgagctgaaacttcacagacacattctggggacaccagagacttatattacatcttgtgaaaggggcattataggtctcctttaacCAGCCGTTCAAGCGGTTTAGACCAAATtttccattgacagctacgcaactacaactttgactcttcaaaaagttcaaaaagaaatcataaaacaaattcatatgcggtttagtccaaattttctgaagagacttattcgctttatatgatgaacagtttgaatttatgcttttattcacatataaacgtTGCATATGtgcttgacgtgtgagaacAAACCTGATTGGTTCTAGCGGAAGCTATTGAACgttgaatatgtgaataaaaattcAAGCTGCTGTTTACATATTTATAGCAAATTGTAATATGATGTTTGTTCAAATCTTTTCCATGATCCTCACATATGTTATAGTTCAAATGAGGGTTGTTAGGGTTGACATAATCtcatagaaatattgtgttATGTGTCCTAGACCAATGACTCAGTCAGGACGTCCCATCACAGGATTTGTAAGACCTAGTACTCTGTCTGGTAGACCAGAGACGATGGAGCAGGCCATCAGAACGCCTCGAACAGCGAGCACAGCCCGTCCGGTCACCAGCGCTTCTGGGAGATTCGTCAGGCTGGGAACGGTAAGAATAACCCTAACCCTGACCATTCATATACAGCAGATTCCTGATTCTGTTGTTTAACGGAAGAACTAGTTTGACTTGCAAACATTTGTATCATTGAAGCATTGTAAGTTAACTGTCTTTTTTGTTACCATCTCAGGCCTCCATGCTAACAAATCCAGATGGGCCATTCATTAACCTTTCTAGGTTAAACTTGGCAAAGTACGCCAAGAGACCGAACTTGTCCAAGGTATATTTAACCTAACTGTAAAAGTTTCTTGAAAAAGTTACTTTGTGAAAGAAGTAATTCCTTTTAGTCATGATTTAATGTAATATCTGtgatgtaattattattaacacaCAATAATCAAGTGTTTGTCATGACTCGCTGACACTCTGTCTCTCCCTCTCAAACACAAGACCTTGTTTGAATACATCTTTCATCatgaaaatgatgtaaaaaatgtaagtagGTCTCATATGATTTTGTGCTAATAGCTGTTTGCTGTGTATAAGAAATCCTTTTTTCCGTCTTGCCAATCTGCAGGCATTAGATCTGGCTGCTCTGGCCACGGAGCACGCTCAGTTCAGAGACTGGTGGTGGAAAGTACAGCTGGGAAAATGCTATTACAGGTGAGAATCAGTGGCATCATGCTTTCTGATGGTGTTATTCAGCAACTGGACTATAACGGTTTTACAGAAATGTATGAATCATTTTGACCTGCATGAAGAGATTTTGTTTGTAAGTACTGATCAGATGCAGTAGAGGATTTGTGTTTGTAGACTCGGTTTGCACCGTGAAGCTGAGAAGCAGTTCCGATCAGCTCTCACTCACCAAGAATTTGTGGATACTTACCTCTACCTTGCAAAGGTACCATTCGGCAAGTCAAGATTTGTGGCTTACAGCTTCCTGTGACTGCTTCCCAGTAAGACTCTTTGTGCTGCGCAGGTGTATCAGCGTCTGGATCAGCCCATCACGGCTCTGAATGTGTTTAAGCAAGGCTTGGATCACTTCCCAGCGGAGGTCACGCTGCTCACGGGAATCGCACGCATCCatgaggtattttaagctgggctgggacaatacatcgatgcatcgcgaatcgagaaattctctgatattttccgtatatatcgcgattctctctcgaatcgattctgggCTTCGTtttcaacagcagatggcacttcgtgctttagaaacagccgtactctgcttccttccaattccttacacacaccacttgaaccttctataaaataatcattcataaagtttgaaaaggttgaagtgaattacaggagtgtttgcagtgggctgtttacattaatcttgcgtcataaaagcattctgaggtgcgaATACATTCTCAGACTTTGCACGAGCGCttttcttcatgagcatttgagcgtgtggttaaaaaatagcctagagcgccatctgctgttaaaaactaagcccAGAATGgaatcgcgatgcatcgatatattgtcccagccctaattttAAGCTGTCTTTTACGTTCACATCACTTAATATACTTTGGATTCATTTGTCTGTCTCCTCCAGGAAATGAATAACGTGATCTCGGCCACAGAGTACTACAAAGAAGTCTTGAAGCAGGACAACACACATGTGGAGGCCATCGCCTGTATTGGCAGCAATCATTTTTACACAGACCAGCCAGAGATCGCCCTGCGCTTTTACAGGTGGGATTGCTTTATTCTTTTCCTCTTAATTTTCCTTGTTGCATGCATGTAACCAGCAAAAACACATATGAGATCAGATTTTCTGGCATCTGATTTGAGTCATGTGGTCACCTGATTTGATACCCGTCCTCACACTCAGCATCTGATCAGGGCTGGGTATCAATACAGATACAATGAATTTGATTCAATGAATAATTTTCACTGGCTccaccacaaaaaaagtaataaataaataaaagagttattgtttttgttgtttttgacaaCACGCACCATTAATCCACTCGGCTCAAACGGCAAAAGTCATGGATAAAGACTTCAGGCTGagctgcattttaaaaaattcttacaAAGTACACACTTGAAAAATGTTCTCAAGTACAGTAATGAAGTACAAATACTTTATTGTCCACCACtgaatacagtggtttaatattttatcaaccactaatgatatttttagaagcataaaaataagaaaataaatgtcatgctttaaaaaaaatttataagaGGGAGAAATTTGAAGAGCGTGAACACTAAACATAATCGGTTGTGTTTATATTCAGCgtatgagaaatattaatagtGCTGCGGTCAATGCATTTTGGTGCAATACTGTAAACTGTATgattatgtaaataatttgtatatttatttttgtatttttatgagaTATGTTTGAATGAAACTTTGAAAGAGTAATGGGGCAACTTAACCAAAGGATTAATCAACTAATCAGAAAATtattgatagatttttttttttttttgatagaaaGAATTGATATTAAGAAGAATAATTGTTAGAAGCATCCCTTTAGTAAAGGTAAACACATGGGACATATACGTGAAAGACGGGATCTGTGCATCATGACTGGGGTTTGGTTTCTGTTCAGGCGTTTGCTGCAGATGGGGGTGTTCAACTGCCAGCTGTATAACAATCTGGGCCTGTGCTGCTTCTACGCCCAGCAGTATGACATGACCCTGTCGTCCTTCGAGCGAGCATTAGCCCTGGTGTCCAGTGATGAGGAACAGGCTGATGTCTGGTATAATCTGGGACATGTTGCAGTGGTGAGCAGACACTCTGTGTCCAATGTCACACATGTTTTAGGTCAACtgtataacagtctgcaaacgagGAAGCCCCAGAAACAATTATTGTCCCGCACTGGTGGAACAAACTCTTAACTCGAATATCACTCAGCAGTTCTGACTTACTCTGACAAGTGATTTAGAGACTTTGTAATTTATACCGAGTTAGGAGTTTGATTCAGACTGATTTCACTCGATGAATATTTTTTGCAAACCAAACATTTAATGGAGCATGAAAAGGCAGGTATAGAGATGTGTATATCAGCTGGTTTAGAAATTTGTGTTTGTAATAAAAGTGCATATTGATTGAGAGGGAAAACTATTAAAGTATTAAATGTTGCCATTGTTCCCAAAGCAGAAACATTGGTTACGCtcttaaggtgacgtagttacattgtacttactcaaatatgTACTGAgtgatattaattaactacatataCTTACTATACAGTTACGGTTATTGTTAGGGTtttgtttagggttagttacttgtaattattcataatttactattattactatagtaagtacatgtagaaacgtgtaactacgtcaccttaaaataaagtgttactgaaacaTTTGATGGAAAAGCTGATTCCACATGTAGTaggtgtttgaaaaaaaaaaaactacagatGAATTATGACATATGCCAGTTATGAGCAAAgttattaatgaaatatatttttggcttttctttctctcttgcgCAGGGCATTGGTGACTTGACTCTGGCTTACCAATGCTTCAAACTGGCCTTGGCTTTCAACAACAACCATGGTGAAGCTTACAATAACTTGGCCGTATTGGAGCTACGGAAAGGCCGGATCGAGCAGGTCAGTTTCTTCCCTAACAGTCTCGTGATAGCTAACATAATCactagcacacacacactcatgaacTGTACCTGATATATCCAAATCTATCAATTTTGAATCAAATCCAGAGCTTGTGAATCTGAATCAgtcaaaagatttgtgaaatCTGTGTCGATACCCTGCTCTAaactggttcaggtgtgtttaattaggggtGTGTTCCACTTCACTtttagacacacactcacaaacttccctaagcactttcCCTCGAGTGAAtcctgccgccattttgaagtgtgttCCACTTCGTCAAGTGGACGAGGGaggtttatatggacagaccctcaaCCCCTCAATTTTCACTAAGGGAGCGACTCGACTCACATGTGCATTTCAGACAGCTccatatcccacaatgcaacacgattgtgacaTTACAGCAGTTTGTGCTTAATTCACACCCCCACCCCACACAACTATAGTTTATGATATATGAATGATTTGGGGATTTAACCGCATATTACTTGTTGCTtccttaaagctgctgtccgtaactttttttgggttaaaatttatcaaaattaatttttgagcaagtccataaccagccagtgttcaaaactatctcatTACcctagcccgattcacaacggtaagttTGTATTAGGGGGTCTTTACACTGGGCTCATTTGCCACGGTCTGAGCCCGGGTGCGATTGTTCCCGGTGCCCCCCGCAGTgttggtctggtttcacactcaaATTGATTCTGTCGAACCCTGGTGGGTTTGCGTTCATCTCACGTCATCACAAACGTGCACGGCGCATGATAGAAAACAGAACGCGGGTCAGTAAATTGTGTTCTTCCTATTGATTTGCTGCTATTGTGTGCAGCAGAGTAAATGACACTTGAGTTTACTGTATGTGCGCTGCATGTAGACGGGTTTCCGCTGCTTGCAAACAGACTATTTTGAGGAAGACAGCTGATTACCATTCATTTGCCGCTCTGATCGCACTCACAAAGCGCGAATACACTGCAG
This window of the Ctenopharyngodon idella isolate HZGC_01 chromosome 17, HZGC01, whole genome shotgun sequence genome carries:
- the LOC127499185 gene encoding tetratricopeptide repeat protein 8-like; translated protein: MVYIDEVEVDQEGIAEMMLDESSIAQVARPGTSLRLLGTSQGGAPTPAVRPMTQSGRPITGFVRPSTLSGRPETMEQAIRTPRTASTARPVTSASGRFVRLGTASMLTNPDGPFINLSRLNLAKYAKRPNLSKTLFEYIFHHENDVKNALDLAALATEHAQFRDWWWKVQLGKCYYRLGLHREAEKQFRSALTHQEFVDTYLYLAKVYQRLDQPITALNVFKQGLDHFPAEVTLLTGIARIHEEMNNVISATEYYKEVLKQDNTHVEAIACIGSNHFYTDQPEIALRFYRRLLQMGVFNCQLYNNLGLCCFYAQQYDMTLSSFERALALVSSDEEQADVWYNLGHVAVGIGDLTLAYQCFKLALAFNNNHGEAYNNLAVLELRKGRIEQAKAFLQTAASLSPHMYEPHFNFATLSDKVGDLQSSYTAAQKSEDAFPEHVDTQQILKNLRQHFATL